TCCATCCTTAATTTTCAAATGCACAGCTGTTCTTGAGTTTATCATCCAAGCCACTCTTTCTTACGAACCAAATCAGACTATTGGAATCTCTGTACTTGGCTCATCTCCTCAAGGTACACTGTTCACTTTCAGGACTACATCTAATAACTGCTCCTCATTTGACCTCTAAAATTTGATTACCCCCGAGCATCAGGAAACTTCCTCCTGCCTGGGGTTCTTTGTAGCAACCTTCTTGAGCTGATTTGAGCAAAGGAGCCTTAAAATTTCACCATGTGATGGTTGATTTAGAACCAACAGTTGCATATAACCACACTCCCCTCCTTTATACTcagaagaggcaagagggagggggcaggtagagggaggaaggaagagacagaggTTGGAGGTTATGTCATCACCATGAACTTGGAGTCACAATCACCTTTACAGAAAGCATCCGTGACTACAGAGTCCACAGAAGAAAGCTCCTTGGAATGATATCTCATTTAGGACCGTGTCCTCACAAGTTATGTTTCAGTATGGATTATGAGCATGCCTCTGAAAGAGCTTGGCAAAGGGTTTTAAGCTGAGGGCAGTTGGCAGTAGGAGAGGATTAAGGCAAGAAATAGGGGGGTGAAAATTTCTTTGCCCACAGATACAAACTAAGCTAGAGATGCCCTGAAGGAGGTGAGATGAAGGATGAGGTGGGTGGGAAGCGGAGAAGGcttctaaggaaacaaaagatccAATACACCTTCTCATTATCAAACCAATGATGTTTCTTTACAGATCTAGACTTTCTCAAGGATGCTCTAACCAGATCTAGAAAAGCAGGTTTCCTCTGGAGAGGCCTTCCCCCAAAGCAGGCTTTACTACTGTGAAATCTTGAACCAAAACAAAGTTGGGTGATTCATCAGGAGGGAACGTTGTAACAAATAAAGCCAACTTTCTTCCCTCCAACCCTGCTTAACAGTTAGTCACAAACAAGGGCTGTCTTGGGCAGGCTGACTAAATCAACAGATTCTCTTCCCTAACCTGTCTAGACAGTTGTTAATAGGCAACCGATTCAACACCAGTGGGCTGACAGTGTGAAATGAAGactatttcagaaaatgaaattctGGCAACCTTTTGGTTTAATTAGCATGtgaaataaaaggaggaaaaagctcTACTGAGACCCTTCCTGAGATAGTCTCATCGAGGATGGGGGAAAGGATGCACTGGAGAAATGCCTTCTGCTAGAAACATGTGAGCTGTGCGTGCGTTTAGAGAAAGACAAAGTCAAACACATCTGCCAGCATCCTTGGGCAGGAATGTATGTGTGGAAGCACAGACACCAGAGGCCAGTACCTGGAGAAACTCCAGCCTCGAAATCAGGGGAGAACAGCAACTAGCAACAATGGTACACAGGATAGGCTCTTTATACCAAAAGCCAAACCTGACTCACTAAAACAGCAACTGTTACATCCCAGGCTCAAACTGGCAAATCCCGCTTTGGATCCTGGCAGAGGAAATTCAGCTGTTCATTAGCCTTAACAAGCTGCTGTCACGGAGCAGAGAAGTTACATGAGCAGCCACACACCAAGCCTCTTGCCGCCCTCCCCAAGGGCAAGCACGTTTCTCCCAGACGGACTGTGCACGTTCACACTTCCAATGTGCAAATCCGAACTGTCTTCTTGCACGTTCCACGATGCACACTGTAGAATTCTGAAAGAATGTTCGtgtccctccatccccacccaccaTCTTTCCTGCAGAATGTCCCCTCAGCAGCTCCTAATCCTTACTGAGAAAACCACTGTTTCCGCAGCAGATCTAGCACTTTCCACTAACCAGTACTTTCTTTATTCCACTTCACAAAGCCCAGTGAACTTGTCACCAGCCCCGCTTCCCCCTCACTGGGACACCTAGCCAACTTGGCATCGGTGCCCTTCAGCATCTTAGGAGTTTCTTGACTAGTCCTCTAAAACAAAGTCAGAGGCTTGGAAGCACACACCACCCTTTGTCGGAGGTTGTGCAAGTGGAGAGGCACACCAAACGAAAGAGAAGCAAGGACACCCACAGAGGGTGTTCTCCTTCTGAAGACACCGCACTGGGGAAACCTACAATGCACGGTCAGCATGAGATAGATACATCTTCCCATCCTCTTCCTAGATATCTTTGAGTATCCTTTATCACTGGGCTCCTCGTCCTCCTGCCCACCTTCTAATCTCAAAATCAAGTTCCTATTCTTTACTGATACTCGCTAATTACTAGCAAAACACTCCGCTTTGCTCCtatcccctcccccccatctgACGGTCGTTAGCACCAGTTGAAAGAGATGAACCGGATTTAAGGTACCAAGGAGGTAGAGCTCCTGCATGTAGGGACGCGGTACCTGTCTGTGATGGCTCGTAAAGCCCCAAACCACCTTCCCACCCGGCTCCTCCGAACCCCAGAAGTTAGGCAGGTCTCTGCTGGGGGGCAGTGAGCCGCACAACGTGTGCGCAAGGATGTGTGTTGGTGACTGAAACGCAGGCAGCTCGGACCGGCCGCTCAGCTCAGCACACTAAGGGGTtagggggtgggtggagaggtaAGCATACGACTGTTTccgaaaacattttaaacaacagacagccaaaaaggggggggggaaattaaacaaacaaacaaacaaaattcaaccccAAGCCCACACCAACGCAGCCCCTGCGTCTCCGCCGCCACCACACGATTTACACAAGTAATTTAAATCATTCACCTGCTGCCAGGTCTCCTCCAGGGATGGCAAAGCTGAGAAGTAGCCGGTGTCGTGGACAAGTTGTAGCTCCTGGAATATACTATAACTAGCCAACACGTCCATGCTGCTGCTGCCGGGCAAAACGGGAGGAGAAACCCTCCCCCGAACACAGTTGGGTCTGTTTGTTTGTCAGTCTGTCTGGCTCACCCCCCAAGGAGGCAGACATCCAGTggcccttttgttttgttttgtttcagtcaactaaaaaggaaaaaaaaaaaaaaatcaatgcagaagagagggagagaggaggtgagagaggagagaCTGAGTGGGGTGGATGGAGAGAGGCATCCAGCGTGTACAGTGCAGACGGCTGCCAGGAAAAGGGGACTTCACGGGAGTAACAATTCCCTTCCAGGGCTCTAATCACTCCAGCTCGTGGATCAGGAAGGGGGATGCAAACTCACTGACACGAAGCTGCCATCTATTTCTGCAGCGCTGTTCGCTCCTAATGCAATCTTTGCTCTTTATTTTGGgaggtggcattttttttttctcgcgATCGCTTCTCTccccccctttccttccctccccacccccacccccatccttgcTAGTTTGTAGTCTCTCCAccccccccctcctccttttctcctcctcctgctcttccccctccccaaactccCTCCCTCCGCCCGGCTCTCCGCGCAGCCGTGGGATCTCGGAGGAGGGCGTCCATTAGGCCGCGTGTGACCATGTATGGTAAACAGGGGGCTCATGAAGTCACTGAGGACCAATGGGCAGCGTGGAGCAGGGCCTGGGGCGGGGCTTGGCCCTGGCGGCGGGCGCGGATTGGCACGCTGCGAATCTCCCTGCTGCCTTACAAGGCGGTGCGAGGCGAGCTATTTTTAGAGGGCTATATAAGGGGGCCGAAAAGGCCGTGCGGTGGCCGGGGAGTGCGAGCGCGAGGGATTGGGAGGGTAGCGGCGACActtgcaccggctcccgggacgCCGAGGCGACTGGGCTCGGGCCGCACGCCGGCCTCCGACCTTCCCTTGGGCGCCAGGTGGAGCCCCAGGCGGCCGGAGCCTGCGCCCCTCAGAGGGGAGAGGGTCGCGTATCGCCGTTCTGGCGTGGACGCGGCCGGTCAGGAGGTGAAAGTCCAGAATGCGGGGTTAGGATGCCTCCCGGAGGAACAGCGAGGCGGGAGGACGAGGAAGCCGgcttggggaggagggcaggccgCTTCCCACTCCGCCTCCCTTCTAGGCCCGGGGGCAGGGAACCGCGAGGGCGGGGCAGCGCAAAGGAGTTCCTCACTTCCTCAAAAATAAaccggggggttggggggaggggggaagaaagaaaaagtcaccAAAAGCCCCTTCACGAATTCCCCACAGGCTGCCAGGGTGCAGAGAAGAAGCGCCAGAGAAGGAAGCGCCACACAATGGAGCAGAACAAAGGGGAATGCGCGAAAACAGCGGCCTGCCCCCGCCTCGCGCGCCGCGCGCagtccccgcccccagccccgccggCGCCCCTGTGCGtgccgccgcgccccgccccgccccgcccgcccagCCTTCTGACCCGGCGCCGGGGACCGGGCGGGGGTCACACTCGGAGTTAGAGATGATTGGAACTGGACGTTTTGCTGGAGAGTGTGTTAAAGACAATAAAGGGAATCCTTGTAGACGCGGGGTGTAGGCAGGAGTCGGCAACTTGCTTGGGGGCTTAAACGTGAGACTTCCCATGTGGCTTGGAGAGAGGGTGTCCGTCTGCCTAGCTGCGGTGGTGAGAGGAGGACCCGGATTGCGTTATGGCGCTAACATATAGAGATGTATAGATAGAGACCCTATTATCTCTTAGCTGAACTACGCACGTTGTGAGGGTTGACCGCTTGTTTGCTTGACCTTAAATGGTTAGTGTGGTTAAAGCTTCCCCAAAATGCAGTGTGAGCTGAACTTCCACTTTTGGAATCATTGCAGAATTTGGTACTTATTCTGAAATGAGAAACTTAAATTCAATTCATAATGGAAGAAACACATCCACCTTAATCGCCCTTCTCAACTGTCTCTCCTTCTGATTATGTGGGACTCCATATCACAATATTTCGAAAGTTCTACTTTATAGAACAAACACAGTTTGAAATTCAGTATTTGCCAGGGGAAATTAAATGGGAATTATTGAGTTGAGAAAAGTctagtttatttgctttttgatgTCTGGAATTCTGTTGGTCAGATCTCCAGCATCCAGTGTATGTGTATAATTGGTGAATGTACTGTAAGTGTGTGTGCATGGAATGTACAAGGATCTTGGTACATTTAGTATTATGTATTATACACATTCGTGGTGCTAGGGGATAAATGGTATGAAAAGGGTAAAAGTCCTACACGATTAAAGTGATATTATGATAGCACACATATAAGTGCCAGTATGAGAAGTCTGCGTGGGCCTTTCCCAGAAGCAGAAAACCATTTAGAGCCATCACATACCAATTAATGCATTAACTTGATCCTTATGGCCATTGATACTGCCACTTActactgtgtgactttgagcaaattactGGCTCAGACCCTCTGGCTACCCTTCTCAGACACAGGAAAAGTGGTATCTGCCTTGCCTGATTGTTATGAACAgtcaaaatgttataaaataatgtttgttaACTCACCTAGCATAGTGTATCTGGTGCTAATAGGTGAATACTAAATGTTAGCCATCATTACCTCCTGACTTTAGCTgagtaaattaaataatatctGAACCAATCAGGCTTGTAGGGGGATATACCAGTCTCAGAGAAGAAGAAGGTAGAAACCTCTTGCCAGTTTGGAATAAGGTCTTCCCCTGCAACCCAACATGCTATCCTGATT
This Balaenoptera musculus isolate JJ_BM4_2016_0621 chromosome 7, mBalMus1.pri.v3, whole genome shotgun sequence DNA region includes the following protein-coding sequences:
- the LOC118897977 gene encoding anoctamin-8-like; the encoded protein is MGSVEQGLGRGLALAAGADWHAANLPAALQGGARRAIFRGLYKGAEKAVRWPGSASARDWEGSGDTCTGSRDAEATGLGPHAGLRPSLGRQVEPQAAGACAPQRGEGRVSPFWRGRGRSGGCQGAEKKRQRRKRHTMEQNKGECAKTAACPRLARRAQSPPPAPPAPLCVPPRPAPPRPPSLLTRRRGPGGGHTRS